In Hemibagrus wyckioides isolate EC202008001 linkage group LG21, SWU_Hwy_1.0, whole genome shotgun sequence, the following proteins share a genomic window:
- the LOC131342841 gene encoding serine/threonine-protein kinase pim-1-like, producing the protein MFLNGYKSASSPAVMETVTTAVGSQRTPTAQPLKNTHRHRKIPRCAQRTIQKRKRLFSGQAANPSEHQGCKETDQPSNLADTTEPLQKRPRTGRSPEEPATQPIIRLSKSHWTKAYLEGELLGAGGFGCVFAGIRKEDGLPVAIKFVSKMMPYEKLQLTEYGWLPVEIALMVLANSKPCSKILKILDWYEERKRYVVILERPEPCLDLEEFSSKQGGCLTESEACIVMWQLMVALKHCKSQGILHRDVKPENILIQTNTWQVKLFDFGCGDLVKDSYNYFAGTRQYAPPEWFVQGQYRADPATVWSVGVTLYRLVCGCLPFRTPEETKTGHLFFPESLSQGKKVQRLISYGLINSRLNYTLYTDLSRERKCSDLIRWCLSPDAEDRPSLQQIELHHWFNLPD; encoded by the exons ATGTTTCTGAACGGCTATAAAAGTGCATCTTCACCGGCTGTGATGGAAACCGTGACCACGGCAGTGGGCTCACAGCGGACTCCCACAG CTCAGCCGTTAAAGAATACTCATCGTCACCGTAAAATCCCAAGGTGTGCCCAAAGGACCATACAGAAAAGAAAGCGCTTGTTCTCGGGGCAGGCTGCAAACCCTTCAGAGCATCAGGGGTGTAAGGAGACGGACCAGCCCAGTAACCTGGCAGATACAACCGAGCCTCTGCAGAAGAGACCAAGAACAGGAAGAAGTCCAGAGGAACCCGCTACCCAACCTATTATACGTCTTTCCAAAT CACATTGGACGAAGGCGTATTTGGAAGGAGAACTGCTGGGTGCAGGAGgatttggctgtgtgtttgctgGGATACGGAAAGAAGACGGATTGCCA GTTGCAATCAAGTTTGTCTCCAAGATGATGCCGTAtgaaaaactgcagctt ACAGAATATGGATGGCTCCCCGTTGAGATAGCGCTGATGGTCCTTGCGAACAGCAAACCTTGCTCAAAAATCCTCAAGATTCTGGACTGGTACGAAGAGCGAAAACGCTACGTTGTCATTCTGGAACGGCCTGAACCATGTCTGGACCTCGAGGAATTCTCCAGCAAGCAAGGTGGATGTTTGACGGAGTCCGAGGCTTGCATTGTGATGTGGCAGCTGATGGTGGCGCTGAAGCATTGTAAGAGCCAGGGGATACTGCACCGTGATGTCAAGCCAGAAAACATCCTGATTCAGACCAACACGTGGCAAGTCAAGCTGTTTGACTTTGGTTGCGGAGACCTCGTCAAAGACTCCTACAATTACTTTGCAG GCACACGTCAATATGCCCCTCCTGAGTGGTTCGTACAGGGGCAGTATCGGGCAGACCCAGCTACCGTCTGGTCTGTGGGCGTGACGCTGTACAGGCTGGTGTGTGGCTGTCTGCCTTTCAGGACCCCTGAGGAAACCAAAACTGGCCATTTGTTCTTCCCCGAAAGTCTGTCTCAAGGCAAGAAAGTACAAAGACTGATAAGCTATGGACTAATTAATAGCAGACTGAACTATACCTTATACACAGACTTGAGCAGAGAAAgaa AGTGCAGCGATCTGATCCGTTGGTGTCTGAGCCCCGATGCAGAAGACAGACCCAGCCTGCAGCAAATAGAGCTTCACCACTGGTTTAACTTACCAGATTAG
- the LOC131342701 gene encoding serine/threonine-protein kinase pim-1-like: MMPYEKLQLTGYGWLPVEIALMVLANSKPCSKILKILDWYEERKRYVVILERPEPCLDLEEFSSKQGGCLTESEACIVMWQLMVALKHCKSQGILHRDVKPENILIQTNTWQVKLFDFGCGDLVKDSYNYFAGTRQYAPPEWFVQGQYRADPATVWSVGVTLYRLVCGCLPFRTPEETKTGHLFFPESLSQGKKVQRLISYGLINSRLNYTLYTDLSRERSIHLF; encoded by the exons ATGATGCCGTAtgaaaaactgcagctt ACAGGATATGGATGGCTCCCCGTTGAGATAGCGCTGATGGTCCTTGCGAACAGCAAACCTTGCTCAAAAATCCTCAAGATTCTGGACTGGTACGAAGAGCGAAAACGCTACGTTGTCATTCTGGAACGGCCTGAACCATGTCTGGACCTCGAGGAATTCTCCAGCAAGCAAGGTGGATGTTTGACGGAGTCCGAGGCTTGCATTGTGATGTGGCAGCTGATGGTGGCGCTGAAGCATTGTAAGAGCCAGGGGATACTGCACCGTGATGTCAAGCCAGAAAACATCCTGATTCAGACCAACACGTGGCAAGTCAAGCTGTTTGACTTCGGTTGCGGAGACCTCGTCAAAGACTCCTACAATTACTTTGCAG GCACACGTCAATATGCCCCTCCTGAGTGGTTCGTACAGGGGCAGTATCGGGCAGACCCAGCTACCGTCTGGTCTGTGGGCGTGACGCTGTACAGGCTGGTGTGTGGCTGTCTGCCTTTCAGGACCCCTGAGGAAACCAAAACTGGCCATTTGTTCTTCCCCGAAAGTCTGTCTCAAGGCAAGAAAGTACAAAGACTGATAAGCTATGGACTAATTAATAGCAGACTGAACTATACCTTATACACAGACTTGAGCAGAGAAAgaagcattcatttattttaa